The following is a genomic window from Crocinitomicaceae bacterium.
ATGCGGTGCCACGATCACGTATGCCACCCCGGTAGGTACGGATAACTGCGCGGACCAGTAACGGCATTAACGGCAGGACAAGCCAGGGCACAGTATTCCCAGTAGGGGTTACCACGGTAACGTATGAAGTAACCGATGCGAGCAGCAATACCACAAGCTGTAGTTTTGATGTAACGGTAGATGATACAGAAAATCCGGTGATTGTTTGCCCGGCAGATATCACACAGTCTAATGACTTAAATGTATGCGGGCCACGATCACGTACCCCGGTAGGTACGGATAACTGCGCAGGACCATTAACGGCATTAACGGCGGGACAAGCCAGCGGCACGGTATTCCCAATAGGCACCACCACGGTAACATATGAAGTAACCGATGCAAGTACGAATACCAATACTTGTAGTTTTGATGTCACAGTAAACGATACGCAAAATCCGGCGATTACCTGCCCGGCGAATATTACACAGTCTAATGACTTAAATGTATGCGGGGCCACGATCACGTATGCCACCCCGGTAGGTACGGATAACTGCGCAGGACCATTAACGGCATTAACAGCGGGACAAGCGAGCGGCACGGTATTCCCAATAGGCACCACCACGGTAACGTATGAAGTAACGGATGCAAGCTTAAACACGAGCACCTGTTCATTCAGTGTAACGGTAAACGACACGCAGAATCCGGCGATTACTTGTCCGGCGAATATTACGCAGTCGAATGACTTAAATGTGTGCGGTGCCACGATCACGTATGCTACCCCGGTGGGTACGGATAACTGCGCAGGACCATTAACGGCATTAACGGCAGGGCAAGCGAGCGGCACAGTGTTCCCAATAGGCACCACCACGGTAACATATGAAGTAACGGATGCAAGCTTAAACACCAGCACCTGTTCATTCAGTGTAACGGTAAACGACACGCAGAATCCGGCGATTACCTGTCCGGCAGATATCACACAGTATAATGACTTAAATGTATGCGGTGCCACGATCACGTATGCTACCCCGGTGGGTACGGATAACTGCGCAGGACCATTAACGGCATTAACGGCAGGACAAGCCAGCGGCACAGTATTCCCAGTAGGGGTTACCACGGTAACGTATGAAGTAACCGATGCGAGCAGCAATACCACAAGCTGTAGTTTTGATGTAACGGTAGATGATACAGAAAATCCGGTGATTGTTTGCCCGGCAGATATCACACAGTCTAATGACTTAAATGTATGCGGGGCCACGATCACGTATGCTACCCCGGTAGGTACGGATAACTGCGCAGGACCATTAACGGCATTAACGGCGGGACAAGCCAGCGGCACGGTATTCCCAATAGGCACCACCACGGTAACATATGAAGTAACCGATGCAAGTACGAATACCAATACTTGTAGTTTTGATGTCACAGTAAACGACACGCAAAATCCGGCGATTACCTGCCCGGCGAATATTACACAGTCTAATGACTTAAATGTATGCGGAGCCACGATCACGTATGCCACCCCGGTAGGTACGGATAACTGCGCAGGACCATTAACGGCATTAACAGCAGGACAAGCCAGCGGCACGGTATTCCCAATAGGCACCACCACGGTAACGTATGAAGTAACGGATGCAAGCTTAAACACGAGCACCTGTTCATTCAGTGTAACGGTAAACGACACGCAGAATCCGGCGATGTACTTGTCCGGCGAATATTACGCAGTCGAATGACTTAAATGTGTGCGGTGCCACGATCACGTATGCTACCCCGGTGGGTACGGATAACTGCGCAGGACCATTAACGGCATTAACGGCAGGGCAAGCGAGCGGCACAGTGTTCCCAATAGGCACCACCACGGTAACATATGAAGTAACGGATGCAAGCTTAAACACGAGCACCTGTTCATTCAGTGTAACGGTAAACGACACGCAGAATCCGGCGATTACCTGTCCGGCAGATATCACACAGAATAATGATGCGGGTGTATGCGGTGCCACGATCACGTATGCCACCCCGGTAGGTACGGATAACTGCCCTGGACCAGTAACGGCATTAACGGCAGGACAAGCCAGCGGCACAGTATTCCCAGTAGGGGTTACCACGGTAACGTATGAAGTAACCGATGCGAGCAGCAATACCACAAGCTGTAGTTTTGATGTAACGGTAGATGATACAGAAAATCCGGCGATTGCTTGCCCGGCAGATATCACACAGTATAATGACTTAAATGTATGCGGGGCCACGATCACGTATGCTACCCCGGTAGGTACGGATAACTGCGCAGGACCATTAACGGCATTAACGGCGGGACAAGCCAGCGGCACGGTATTCCCAATAGGCACCACCACGGTAACATATGAAGTAACCGATGCAAGTACGAATACCAATACTTGTAGTTTTGATGTCACAGTAAACGATACGCAAAATCCGGCGATGTACCTGCCCGGCGAATATTACACAGTCTAATGACTTAAATGTATGCGGAGCCACGATCACGTATGCCACCCCGGTAGGTACGGATAACTGCGCAGGACCATTAACGGCATTAACAGCAGGACAAGCCAGCGGCACGGTATTCCCAATAGGCACCACCACGGTAACATATGAAGTAACGGATGCAAGCTTAAACACGAGCACCTGTTCATTCAGTGTAACGGTAAACGACACGCAGAATCCGGCGATTACTTGTCCGGCGAATATTACTCAGTCGAATGACTTAAATGTATGCGGGGCCACGATCACGTATGCTACCCCGGTGGGTACGGATAACTGCGCAGGACCATTAACGGCATTAACGGCAGGGCAAGCGAGCGGCACAGTGTTCCCAATAGGCACCACCACGGTAACATATGAAGTAACGGATGCAAGCTTAAACACCAGCACCTGTTCATTCAGTGTAACGGTAAACGACACGCAGAATCCGGCGATGTACCTGTCCGGCAGATATCACACAGAATAATGATGCGGGTGTATGCGGTGCCACGATCACGTATGCCACCCCGGTAGGTACGGATAACTGCGCGGGACCATTAACGGCATTAACGGCAGGACAAGCCAGCGGCACAGTATTCCCAGTAGGGGTTACCACGGTAACGTATGAAGTAACCGATGCGAGCAGCAATACCACAAGCTGTAGTTTTGATGTAACGGTAGATGATACAGAAAATCCGGTGATTGTTTGCCCGGCAGATATCACACAGTCTAATGACTTAAATGTATGCGGGGCCACGATCACGTATGCTACCCCGGTAGGTACGGATAACTGCGCAGGACCATTAACGGCATTAACGGCGGGACAAGCCAGCGGCACGGTATTCCCAATAGGCACCACCACGGTAACATATGAAGTAACCGATGCAAGTACGAATACCAATACTTGTAGTTTTGATGTCACAGTAAACGATACGCAAAATCCGGCGATGTACCTGCCCGGCGAATATTACACAGTCTAATGACTTAAATGTATGCGGAGCCACGATCACGTATGCCACCCCGGTAGGTACGGATAACTGCGCAGGACCATTAACGGCATTAACAGCAGGACAAGCCAGCGGCACGGTGTTCCCAATAGGCACCACCACGGTAACATATGAAGTAACGGATGCAAGCTTAAACACGAGCACCTGTTCATTCAGTGTAACGGTAAACGACACGCAGAATCCGGCGATTACTTGTCCGGCGAATATTACGCAGTCGAATGACTTAAATGTGTGCGGTGCCACGATCACGTATGCTACCCCGGTGGGTACGGATAACTGCGCAGGACCATTAACGGCATTAACGGCAGGGCAAGCCAGCGGCACAGTATTCCCAATAGGCACCACCACGGTAACATATGAAGTAACGGATGCAAGCTTAAACACGAGCACCTGTTCATTCACTGTAACGGTAAACGACACGCAGAATCCGGCGATGTACCTGTCCGGCAGATATCACACAGAATAATGATGCGGGTGTATGCGGTGCCACGATCACGTATGCCTCCCCGGTAGGTACGGATAACTGCGCGGGACCATTAACGGCATTAACGGCAGGACAAGCCAGCGGCACGGTGTTCCCAATAGGCACCACCACGGTAACATATGAAGTAACCGATGCAAGCTTAAACACCAGCACCTGTTCATTCAATGTAACGGTCAACGACACAGAAAATCCGGCGATTACTTGCCCGGCGAATATCACGCAGTAGAATGACTTAAATGTATGCGGTGCCACGATCACGTATGCTACCCCGGTAGGTACGGATAACTGCGCAGGACCATTAACGGCACTAACGGCGTGACAAGCCAGCGGCACGGTATTCCCAATAGGCACCACCACGGTAACATATGAAGTAACCGATGCAAGTACGAATACCAATACTTGTAGTTTTGATGTCACAGTAAACGATACGCAAAATCCGGCGATGTACCTGCCCGGCGAATATTACACAGTCCAATGACTTAAATGTATGCGGGGCCACGATCACGTATGCCACCCCGGTAGGTACGGATAACTGCGCAGGACCATTAACGGCATTAACAGCGGGACAAGCCAGCGGCACGGTATTCCCAATAGGCACCACCACGGTAACGTATGAAGTAACGGATGCAAGCTTAAACACGAGCACCTGTTCATTCAGTGTAACGGTAAACGACACGCAGAATCCGGCGATTACTTGTCCGGCAAATATTACCCAGTCGAATGACTTAAATGTGTGCGGTGCCACGATCACGTATGCTACCCCGGTGGGTACGGATAACTGCGCAGGACCATTAACGGCATTAACGGCAGGGCAAGCGAGCGGCACAGTGTTCCCAATAGGCACCACCACGGTAACATATGAAGTAACGGATGCAAGCTTAAACACCAGCACCTGTTCATTCAGTGTAACGGTAAACGACACGCAGAATCCGGCGATTACCTGTCCGGCAGATATCACACAGAATAATGATGCGGGTGTATGCGGTGCCACGATCACGTATGCCACCCCGGTAGGCACGGATAACTGCCCGGGACCAGTAACGGCATTAACGGCAGGACAAGCCAGCGGCACAGTATTCCCAGTAGGGGTTACCACGGTAACGTATGAAGTAACCGATGCGAGCAGCAATACCACAAGCTGTAGTTTTGATGTAACGGTAGATGATACAGAAAATCCGGTGATTGTTTGTCCGGCAGATATCACACAGTCTAATGACTTAAATGTATGCGGTGCCACGATCACGTATGCCACCCCGGTAGGTACGGATAACTGCGCAGGACCATTAACGGCATTAACGGCGGGACAAGCCAGCGGCACGGTATTCCCAATAGGCACCACCACGGTAACATATGAAGTAACCGATGCAAGTACGAATACCAATACTTGTAGTTTTGATGTCACAGTAAACGATACGCAAAATCCGGCGATTACCTGCCCGGCGAATATTACACAGTCTAATGACTTAAATGTATGCGGGGCCACGATCACGTATGCCACCCCGGTAGGTACGGATAACTGCGCAGGACCATTAACGGCATTAACAGCGGGACAAGCGAGCGGCACGGTATTCCCAATAGGCACCACCACGGTAACGTATGAAGTAACGGATGCAAGCTTAAACACGAGCACCTGTTCATTCAGTGTAACGGTAAACGACACGCAGAATCCGGCGATTACTTGTCCGGCGAATATTACGCAGTCGAATGACTTAAATGTGTGCGGTGCCACGATCACGTATGCTACCCCGGTGGGTACGGATAACTGCGCAGGACCATTAACGGCATTAACGGCAGGGCAAGCGAGCGGCACAGTGTTCCCAATAGGCACCACCACGGTAACATATGAAGTAACGGATGCAAGCTTAAACACGAGCACCTGTTCATTCAGTGTAACGGTAAACGACACGCAGAATCCGGCGATTACCTGTCCGGCAGATATCACACAGTCTAATGACTTAAATGTATGCGGTGCCACGATCACGTATGCCACCCCGGTAGGTACGGATAACTGCGCAGGACCATTAACGGCATTAACGGCGGGACAAGCCAGCGGCACGGTATTCCCAGTAGGGGTTACCACGGTAACGTATGAAGTAACCGATGCGAGCAGCAATACCACAAGCTGTAGTTTTGATGTAACGGTAGATGATACAGAAAATCCGGTGATTGTTTGCCCGGCAGATATCACACAGTCTAATGACTTAAATGTATGCGGGGCCACGATCACGTATGCTACCCCGGTAGGTACGGATAACTGCGCAGGACCATTAACGGCATTAACGGCGGGACAAGCCAGCGGCACGGTATTCCCAATAGGCACCACCACGGTAACATATGAAGTAACCGATGCAAGTACGAATACCAATACTTGTAGTTTTGATGTCACAGTAAACGACACGCAAAATCCGGCGATTACCTGCCCGGCGAATATTACACAGTCTAATGACTTAAATGTATGCGGAGCCACGATCACGTATGCCACCCCGGTAGGTACGGATAACTGCGCAGGACCATTAACGGCATTAACAGCAGGACAAGCCAGCGGCACGGTATTCCCAATAGGCACCACCACGGTAACATATGAAGTAACGGATGCAAGCTTAAACACGAGCACCTGTTCATTCAGTGTAACGGTAAACGACACGCAGAATCCGGCGATTACTTGTCCGGCGAATATTACTCAGTCGAATGACTTAAATGTATGCGGGGCCACGATCACGTATGCCACCCCGGTGGGTACGGATAACTGCGCAGGACCATTAACGGCATTAACGGCAGGGCAAGCCAGCGGCACGGTATTCCCAATAGGCACCACCACGGTAACGTATGAAGTAACGGATGCAAGCTTAAACACGAGCACCTGTTCATTCAGTGTAACGGTAAACGACACGCAGAATCCGGCGATTACCTGTCCGGCAGATATCACACAGAATAATGATGCGGGTGTATGCGGGGCCACGATCACGTATGCCACCCCGGTAGGTACGGATAACTGCGCGGGACCATTAACGGCATTAACGGCAGGACAAGCCAGCGGCACAGTATTCCCAGTAGGGGTTACCACGGTAACGTATGAAGTAACCGATGCGAGCAGCAATACCACAAGCTGTAGTTTTGATGTAACGGTAGATGATAATGAGGCACCAATGATTATTTGCCCTGCTAATATTTCTCAAGGTAATGATGCCGGTTTGTGTGGTGCATTGATCACTTATTCTTCCCCATTCACGTCTGACAATTGTTCTGGAGCAGTTACAATTTTAACCAGTGGATTTGCAAGTGGAACTGTTTTCCCTGTTGGATTAACAACAGTAACTTACGTGATTACTGATGGAGCAGGAATTACTGCAACTTGTAGTTTTGATGTAACTGTGGATGATTTCGAACTCCCTGTAATTACCTGCCCTCCTAATATTTCACAAGTGAGTGACATGGGTGTGTGTGGTGCAGTAGTAACTTTCCCAGTTCCGGTGGGTGTAGATAATTGTCCAGGTGTTAATACGGCTCTTGCGGGAGGATTGCCAAGCGGCGCACTTTTCCCAGTAGGTACTACAACTGTTACATACATCACTTTTGATGTACCAGGTAATATCGCCACATGCAGTTTTGATGTTACAGTAGATGATATCCAAGCTCCGACTATTAGTTGTCCATCTTCAATTGTACAGGCAAATGATTTGTCAATATGTGGGGCTACAGTGCTATATCCAATGCCAATCATTAATGACAATTGTGCTGGAGCGAGTACAATACTGACCGGAGGTCTTTCGTCAGGCTCTATATTCCCATTAGGCACCACGATAGTTACCTATGACGTTGTTGATGCGAGTTCCAATACTGCCAGTTGTGCTTTCACAGTTGACGTTTATGATAATGAAAATCCTTTACTGATATGTCCACCCGACCAAACCGTGCCATTGGATTTAAATTGCGAATATATTCTAGCAGATTATGTGCCACTTGCGATACCAACTGATAATTGCGGAATTGTATCCACCTCACAAAGTGTCTTGCCTGGTACAACCTTGAATAACGCAATTTCCCTATCAATAACCACAACCGATTTTTCTGGAAACGTTTCATCTTGTTCATTCAATGTAACTCCTGTTGATGGCATATTGCCTGCAATAATTTGTCCACCAACTCAAACAGAAATTGTTGGCAATTCATGTGAATATGCATTGCAGGATTATACTCCTCTTTCTATCACATCGGATAATTGCGGCGTTTTTTCAATATCACAATCACCTGTTTCAGGAACAGTGACAACAGCAACAACAAGCGTTGTGACCTTAACAGTGTATGATTTAACCGGAAATACCCAAACATGTACCTTCAATGTTGTAGCGTCAGATACTACATCACCACAAATTAGTTGTCCAGCTTTCCCGATAAACGATGTCTTCAACATAAACTGTGAATTTGTAGTTCCAGATTACAGTGGAGTTGTAACAACTTCAGATAACTGCGGTATTGCTACAATAACGCAGTCACCCGGAGTTGGATCTGTATTAACTGCCAATCAAACCTTTACTATGACAACAATTGATTTGAGTGGGAATGATCAGACATGCACTTTTGATTTAATTATTGCGGATGTAATTCCACCTACAATTGGTTGTCCGGGTGCTCAGATTCATTACACTAATGATACCTGTTTTGCCGTATTGGATGACATGACGGCTTTAGCGGTAACAACTGCAAATTGTGAAGCTGTGACTGTAACTCAAACTCCAGCACCTGGTCTAATATTTAATTTACCGCAGACTGTGATTCTTGTTGGTACTGATGCAAGCGGCAATAGTTCATTCTGCTTTTTTAATGTCACTTTGGTTGACACAATAAGACCACAGATAAGTTGTCCAGGAAATATCACCACATGTGATAACGTTGTCACCTATAGTGCCCCAACGGCCACTGACAATTGCAGTACTCCGACATTGGTGCAGACGTCTGGTTTACCATCAGGTTCGTTCTTCCCAGATGGTTTAACTGTAATAACATTCACAGCAACCGATGCTGCAGGAAATTCGATAAGTTGCAGTTTTGATATTTATGTGAATGAAAAACCAGACCCTACTGCGGTTGTAACAGATGTGTCATGCAATGGTGCCGGTGACGGTTTTATTGATGTTACAGTAACCGGCGGTGTTTTACCATACTCTTATACATGGAGTACCGGACAAGGCACTGAAGATATTGGAGGATTATCTGGTGGAACATACCAAGTTATAGTTCAAGAATCTAAAGGATGTGTAGATACTCTTGTGTTAGATATTTATGAGCCGCCAGTATTAATTGCAAGTGGAGTTACCACTGATATTACTTGTTATGATTATGATGATGGAATAATTGAAATTACTGCATCGGGTGGAACTCCATCATACAACTACAACTGGACACCAATGAATTCTGGTGCGGTAGTAAATGATCTTGGACCTGGAGACTATGCAGTAGACGTGGTTGATGCAAATGGTTGCACGGTGACGTTGGATTTCACAATCAATAATCCTGATTCAATTTTAATAAGCGGAGACATTTCTCAATATCCAAATGGATGGCAAATTAGTTGTGAAGGATGTTATGATGGTTCAATTGATTTAAGTGTCACTGGTGGAAATCCTAGTTATACTTATGATTGGAGTTCAGGAAGTATGAATGAGGATCTGTCGTCAATTCCAGCGGGTACATATACAGTAATTGTGACGGATGATAATGGATGCGAAAATGAGGCAACATTTATTCTTGATCAACCATTAGCAGTTGTATTGTCAAATGCGTTCAGCCCAAATGGTGATGGGGCGAATGATTATTTCCAGATAAAAAATATTGATAGATATCCGAATAGCACTTTAACTGTCATGAATAGGTGGGGTGATGTGGTATACAAGGCGGATCCATATACGAACAATTGGTATGGTGAATCGAATACCGGTTTAGTGCTTTATGGAAACGAATTGCCTGAGGGCTCATACTATTATATTCTGGACTTGAATGACGGTTCAGATCTTATCAAAGGTTACGTTGTAATAAAAAGATGATGAGCATGATAAAATTGATATTATTTCTGACATTGATTCTTGCATTTGGCAGTGGATTATTGTCTCAAAACAGGCTTAGTTATAGCCAGTACATGCATAATCACCAGATTTTTAATCCGGCGTATGTTGATGGCGGAAAACATGTTGGTGGTTCACTACTGTATCGTATGCAATGGATGGGTTTTGAAGGAGCTCCGAGAACTGCCATCGGGAATGGATTTTATAGTGTTAAAAACCACTCATTCAATCTTCAATTGCTAAGTGATAATATAACTGTGTTCAAGCATATTGAAGCAGGCTTGTCTTACAGTTATCAAATACAACTGAGCAGATATACAACAATGGCTCTTGGGGTTAAAGCCACGTATAACCAACAGTCGGCAAATTATGGTAGTTTGACATATTTTGATGGAGGAGATCAGGCCTTATCTGGGGCAATTAATACCTGGTCAATAAATTTTGGAGGTGGTCTTTTTGTTCGAAGCAAGGATTGGTTTGCAGGAGTAGGAGCCCCATATATTTTTAATAATAAAAATGTATCTAGTGGTATGAGTATGTTTAATGATATATCATACAACCATTTCTATATTACTGGTGGCTATAAAGTTGCAGATAATTATATGTATGTTTTTTATCCAACTGCTTTAGTTAAGTGGACAAAGGGCAGTCCATTGACTGCCTCTGCTGATTTGAACTTCATTTGGAATGAGCGCATATGGGGCAGCTTAGGTTATCGCATTGATAATACTGTTGTATTTAGTGCAGGCATCATTTTCCTTAAAGATTTTAAGGCCGTTTATTCTTACGATTTAGGATTAGGTAAGGTGAATCGATACGGTGGAATGACTCATGAAATTTCAATTGGTTATGGAATGGAATTGTATAGGAGTTCGTTTACCAAGAGAAAATTCACTACTCGTAAAATGTCATTTAGAAAACGCCCTAGAAGATCAAGATATACATAATGGATTTTGTTCACAAGATTCATTGCTCAATTTATTCGGAATCTCTCGTAATAAAATCTTGAAGAAGTTGAAATTAAAAAGCCCTCCGTCAAGAGGGCTTTTTTCATGTTTTATAATCTTCAAGATCTGGAAAAAGCTGATTTTATAACATCAGGATATTTTCTGCCAAACTGGCTAAAACACCAGTTTTTAAACTTTTCCACCTCATCAGACTTTATCCATTTTAGAGCTTTGTTCAACTCTTTCTGAAAAAGTAATTTGTCAAAACTAACTTTGACTAAAATCTCTTTGCACATTTCAAGCATAGCAATAATGAGTTAATTATGATAAATATATTAAAAACGCCGATAAAGAATATAAATTCATGGATGAAATTATAAACATCTCTTGTCTCATACTGATAAGACGTTTCTTTTACCTAAATTATTGTAGTGAATTTATTAAAAAATGATAAAGAAGTCAATACCAAAAAATCAATCAATTTAATTCATGTTTAATTACCTGAAGAATTTCGTAGGTATTGGTGTCATAGACGTAAATCAAGAGATGAAATTCAGTGTTGTCCTGACCTGATGGGAGCTGGAATGAATAATCAAAGTAAGATTTTTGTCCAGTTTTGTGATCTCCTGAAATAGTTTGTCCCCACGCTAGACCATCTAAACAACCTCTGAAAACAGAGTGATGCTCGTAGTCTTCAATGATAACTGTCATGCTATCTTGAGTTGCTTCAACATGATTTTCAAGCAAATAAACGACGGTGTTATAATCACCTGTTAAGTCTTCAAGAAATTCAATTTCAGTGTGCAGATAAAATCCGTTAGTTTCAGTGTAATAATTTGACTCAGCCTGAATGTTAACTTTTAAATCATTGTTGCTAATCACCTCATTCACGCGCGCTGCCCATTCTGTTTTAAATTGGAACATTGTTGAACCTGCAAAAGTAATTCTATTGATTGTTCCTTGCGGATTACCGATAAATTGAACCGTTGTTCCACCATTGCCAAAGGTTGTTCCAATTTCTATTCCTTCATCACAATAAAGTTGTTGACAGAATTCATTTTGTGGATTAGTTACTGTGCCGCAATCTGTAGCTACTGTTTGGAAATTTCCTAAACCGGTAGGGCTTGCGTGAATTGAAGCAACAAAAACGCGGTCAGAATTTGCTGCTTCAATGATTTTTGCTTCATAGGCTGCATCTGGGCAGTTTGGACATTTATGGCCAGTAAAATCTTCCAATAAAACATTGCGATCAGTATTCGGGTTTTGTGTAAATACTGGCCAATACATGTCAACATATTCTTGCCAGTTACCCGGATACAAAGTGGTGTCTAGTAAGATAGCCGGTTTAATTGGTTGCTCAACCTTATCGCATCCGGTGAAAACTAATACAACAAAAATTGCTGTGATTAGTTTAGAAATATTTTTTATTGCTCTCATTGTATTATCCAAGATTAAAATACACTTTGTTAATTAAATCAGAAGCTGGTTGTAAATGTTACAGTAAGACCTGATGTAGCTGGCACTGCTCTGCAGACACCTCCGATACAAAAAATTCCTTCACGCTGCTTGCCATAGGTTATAGATAAACGGCTGGCACCAAAAATATAACCTGCTGAACCAATAAGATAGTGCGTCCTTTTATCAGGATTTGGATTGCCATAATTATATTGATCCATCACAGCGAAATAGAATTTTGGTGAAATACTATATTCAATTAAAAAAGTTGCCCAGTCTCCTTTGTCTTGTTTCACTCCGTTTTCTTTTTTTGTCCAAAGGCCTTGGAGTTCCATACGCACAGAATGCTTTTTATTGATTTTGTATAAAATTTCTGAAGTGAAAATATGGCAATTGATCATTCCATGTGCATCTTTTGAAACGTCATTAACATTGTCATTAAAATCAAAATGGAAATATTTTACCGTGAGTTTCCATGATTTGTTCAGTGTACGTTTTATTTCAATGTTGAAATCACGATAGTAGAGACTGTCACTTTTATCAAACGGTCTGGTTTCATAGATGACCATGCTTGAATCAGATAAATCAATATTGCTGGTGTGTCTCACCGGACGATAAGAGGTTGCAAAATTGATGTTGATTTCAGTGCCGTATTTACCACCAAGTTTTGTCTCTTTTGGAATTTTATAAAAGATATCAATCTGGTATGCAACTTCGCCTAGTGGTTGGGTAGCATAAGGATACAAGGATGCGGCAAGATTTTCAGTATGTGATCGAGTGAGTGCAGGAAGAAAATTCATATTGAGTGAAGTGAGTTTTGCATTTGGATCAACCCGATAACTCATATTGTCTATTGACTTTCCGTAGAGAATAATTCCCAGACCTTTTTGAGAGTATCCAAAATTTACATAAGCTGCATGACCATTGTTGAAGATGTAATTATTATCAGAAGAAGGGTCATTTTCTTTCATCACATATTCGGCGTTGAAGAAAAATCGTGCATATTTCATTTCAATTCTTCCACCATAAGAACCTACGTTTTGAGGCATATTATAAGTGGGGTGTGTAACTTTTTGGTATTTGCTTACAAAACTTCCACCAACTGTGAGTTTGAATTTTGAGTCAGCCAGCAAATTCATAAACGATGAGAAATCAATTGAACCGTCAAAACCGCGCACTAATCCATCTGAGTTCACTAAACCATCATCAAATGTTCTACGCATTTTACCATAAACTGCTTTGATTTCAAGACCAGGCATTGGTCTAAGTCTTAAGTTGAGACCATCCATGGCATTGTCAAGACCAAGTTGTCTTTGCTCATAAGAGCGA
Proteins encoded in this region:
- a CDS encoding Omp28-related outer membrane protein codes for the protein MRAIKNISKLITAIFVVLVFTGCDKVEQPIKPAILLDTTLYPGNWQEYVDMYWPVFTQNPNTDRNVLLEDFTGHKCPNCPDAAYEAKIIEAANSDRVFVASIHASPTGLGNFQTVATDCGTVTNPQNEFCQQLYCDEGIEIGTTFGNGGTTVQFIGNPQGTINRITFAGSTMFQFKTEWAARVNEVISNNDLKVNIQAESNYYTETNGFYLHTEIEFLEDLTGDYNTVVYLLENHVEATQDSMTVIIEDYEHHSVFRGCLDGLAWGQTISGDHKTGQKSYFDYSFQLPSGQDNTEFHLLIYVYDTNTYEILQVIKHELN